Sequence from the bacterium genome:
CGAGCTTGCGCAGCAGAGAACGGTTGTTCTCATCCACCTGCACCAGGGCGCGCGCCAGGGCCAGGCTGATCGCTCCAGCCTGTCCGGTCAGCCCGCCACCGTCCACGTTCACCTGCACATCGTAATTACCCATGGCCTCGATGGCGGCCAGCGGCTGCTCACAGATCTGCACATGGGTGGTGCGGGTGAAATAAGTGGACAGGGCACGGCCGTTGACACTCCACTCGCCCTTGCCCCTTTTCAGGTACACCCGGGCCACGCTGGTCTTGCGACGCCCGATGGCGTGAAAAACGTTCAGATCCTTGTCCAAATTAACTTCCTCCTGTCAGGTCTCCCCCGGCGCCGTCCGGGCGGAAGACTCAAATCGCCAGCGGTTCCGGTTTCTGGGCCTGATGGGGATGCTTTTCCCCGCGGTAGACCTTAAGCTTCTTGAGCTGACTGCGACCGAGACGGTTGTGCGGGAGCATACCCCGGACCGCGTGTTCGATCACCCTCTCCGGCTTGTCCTTGATCAGCTTGCTCAGGTCGGTCAGCCGGGCGCCGCCGGGATAACCCGAATGGCGGAAATAGGTTTTGTACTCGATCT
This genomic interval carries:
- the rplM gene encoding 50S ribosomal protein L13, which gives rise to MQTYSIKKGEIEKKWLVVDATNMVLGRLASVVAQRLRGKNKPVFTPHLDTGDFVIVVNADKVRLTGRKIEYKTYFRHSGYPGGARLTDLSKLIKDKPERVIEHAVRGMLPHNRLGRSQLKKLKVYRGEKHPHQAQKPEPLAI
- the rpsI gene encoding 30S ribosomal protein S9: MNVFHAIGRRKTSVARVYLKRGKGEWSVNGRALSTYFTRTTHVQICEQPLAAIEAMGNYDVQVNVDGGGLTGQAGAISLALARALVQVDENNRSLLRKLGLLTRDPRMVERKKYGHPKARKRFQFSKR